From the genome of Ziziphus jujuba cultivar Dongzao chromosome 6, ASM3175591v1, one region includes:
- the LOC107430039 gene encoding protein IQ-DOMAIN 22 gives MGKASKWFRGLLGLKKSDPSSAPQKPPKEKRRWSFVKSYREKDHHNHHHVSKPIEETTTARPTNAYGSQASSVSLSATHSTTATEISNGTAVVDPNKHAIAVAAATAAVAEAAVAAAQAAAAVVRLTSSGRCPSSNNPTAYVSGRSVGIREECAAIRIQSAFRGCLARRALRALKGLVRLQALVRGHIERKRTAEWLHRMQALLQAQSRARAGRSQIADSSNSSGKSSRFQHPGPTTPEKFEHSIRAKSTRSDQSSPLKRNGSKSSSKAFGEQDKANLSWSRSDSRSDERSWHHKGSLVKNGGADDEKSDRILEIDTGKPNATLKKRNLFPSDQNSHSFTTSRDSTTHQTVPSPSSCEVQSLSPLKFNYDPEDIFCTANNSPQFYSASSKGGCSSKRSPFTPSKSDGSKSYLSGYSDCPSYMAYTESSKAKVRSLSAPKQRPQYERSSSTKRYSIHAFGETRSNAQRISVLHANFTNKAYPGSGRLDQLGMPVGYRC, from the exons ATGGGCAAAGCATCAAAATGGTTTCGGGGTCTTCTCGGGCTCAAAAAGTCCGATCCTTCTTCAGCACCTCAAAAACCTcccaaagagaaaagaagatggAGCTTCGTCAAATCCTACAGAGAAAAGGACCACCATAACCACCATCATGTCTCCAAACCCATTGAAGAAACTACAACTGCAAGACCCACCAACGCGTACGGCAGCCAAGCTTCTTCGGTGTCTTTGTCCGCCACGCACTCGACGACGGCGACGGAGATCTCCAACGGAACTGCCGTCGTCGATCCCAACAAGCACGCAATCGCCGTCGCAGCTGCCACCGCCGCGGTGGCGGAGGCTGCCGTGGCTGCTGCTCAGGCGGCTGCTGCCGTTGTCAGGCTTACTAGCAGCGGTCGGTGCCCGAGCAGCAACAACCCCACGGCGTACGTTAGTGGCCGAAGTGTTGGGATTCGTGAAGAATGCGCTGCCATTAGAATACAATCAGCATTCCGAGGCTGTTTG GCAAGGAGAGCGTTGCGGGCATTGAAAGGATTGGTGAGGCTTCAGGCATTAGTAAGAGGCCATATTGAGAGGAAGCGGACAGCGGAATGGCTGCATCGGATGCAAGCATTGTTGCAAGCACAGTCGCGTGCACGTGCTGGGCGGTCCCAAATTGCAGATTCCTCAAATTCAAGTGGCAAATCTTCTCGTTTTCAACATCCT GGACCGACAACCCCTGAAAAGTTCGAACATTCCATCAGGGCTAAGAGTACAAGAAGTGATCAATCATCACCACTAAAG AGAAATGGCTCCAAATCAAGTAGCAAGGCCTTTGGTGAACAAGATAAGGCAAACTTAAGTTGGAGTCGGTCAGATAGTCGCTCAGATGAACGATCATGGCATCATAAAGGCTCATTAGTAAAGAATGGTGGAGCAGATGATGAAAAGAGTGACAGGATACTTGAAATCGATACCGGGAAACCCAATGCAAcgcttaaaaaaagaaatctctTCCCCTCTGACCAGAATAGTCATAGCTTCACCACTTCAAGAGACTCCACAACCCATCAAACGGTTCCAAGTCCATCTTCTTGCGAAGTACAATCTTTAAGCCCACTGAAATTCAACTATGATCCAGAAGACATCTTCTGCACCGCAAATAATAGTCCACAGTTCTACTCTGCCTCATCTAAGGGTGGCTGCAGCTCGAAGAGGAGTCCCTTTACTCCAAGTAAGAGTGATGGCTCAAAAAGTTACTTAAGTGGCTACTCAGATTGCCCAAGCTATATGGCATACACTGAATCTTCCAAGGCTAAGGTTAGATCTCTTAGTGCTCCAAAGCAGAGGCCTCAGTATGAGAGATCTAGTTCAACAAAGAGGTATTCTATTCATGCATTTGGTGAAACAAGGTCAAATGCACAGAGGATCTCTGTCTTGCATGCAAACTTTACAAACAAAGCCTATCCAGGATCTGGTCGTTTGGACCAGCTTGGTATGCCTGTGGGTTACAGATGTtga
- the LOC125419128 gene encoding RHOMBOID-like protein 2 — translation MDFLRAKMELIIYVTVIGLVSYFISNNFGFEKDWIMAKFLGMFSFQFLKENPLLLPADSSELKKLGALEWYKFVHGHLGFRLIICIWFHAGIIHFLANMLNLVCIMIQFQKQLGYVRIIYLLSGICWSLLFSDLFLQHKFSIGAFRAMFGLFGAMLYLI, via the exons ATGGACTTCCTCAGAGCAAAGATGGAGTTAATAATATATGTTACAGTAATTGGTTTAGTTTCCTACTTCATTAGTAATAATTTTGGCTTTGAAAAAGATTGGATAATGGCCAAATTTCTTGGCATGTTTTCATTTCAGTTTCTCAAGGAAAACCCACTACTTCTTCCTGCTGATTCTTCTGA ATTGAAGAAATTGGGAGCTTTGGAGTGGTACAAGTTTGTCCATGGGCATCTAGGATTCAGActtattatttgtatttggtTTCATGCTGGTATCATCCACTTTCTAGCAAACATGTTAAATTTGGTCTGTATTATGATCCAATTTCAGAAGCAACTTGGATATG TGAGGATAATCTACCTATTGTCCGGAATTTGTTGGAGCTTACTGTTTTCTGATCTTTTCCTTCAACACAAGTTCTCTATCGGTGCTTTTAGAGCTATGTTTGGACTTTTTGGAGCAATGTTATATCTCATATGA
- the LOC125418979 gene encoding uncharacterized protein LOC125418979 — protein MALSIYNKYSKLSLLRIADTRFASSIVMSKCLKEVKTALENMVMDSEWKSYRDANVESKVQEVKQCIVNDQWWDRLDYFLSFTEPIFDMLRVADTDIPVLHLIYDMWDSMIERVKKIIFNHEGKDLISGSSVFFYVVHEILVSRWAKSNTLLHCMAHSLVSKYYCDAWLQGGNNGIMRLAPHEDQEVSTNRSKCFKRLFQNSNDLRKVYAEFGVFSSGSDYFNQPHVIAARIFKEPLSWWANHSASTPLLHALAFKLLSQPASSSCCERNWSTYFNIQSIKRNKLTSSIAEDLVFVHCNLHLISRKEEEYKIGPTKYWDLCGDKADLDNYVIVEFAELSLNEPELKIMTLYNDNE, from the exons ATGGCATTATCTATATACAACAAATATTCTAAGTTGAGTTTGTTAAGAATTGCTGATACTAGGTTTGCATCAAGTATTGTGATGAGTAAATGTCTAAAAGAAGTGAAGACAGCATTAGAAAATATGGTAATGGATTCTGAATGGAAATCATATAGGGATGCAAATGTTGAAAGTAAAGTACAGGAAGTGAAACAATGCATTGTTAATGATCAGTGGTGGGATAGGTTAgactattttttatcttttactgAACCTATATTTGATATGTTGCGGGTTGCTGATACAGATATTCCTGTTTTGCATTTGATTTATGATATGTGGGATTCTATGATTGAAAgagtgaaaaaaattatatttaaccaTGAAGGAAAAGATTTAATTAGTGGTAGTTcagtttttttttatgttgttcatGAAATTTTGGTGAGTAGATGGGCCAAAAGCAACACCCTTTTACATTGTATGGCACATTCTTTGGTGTCAAAGTATTATTGTGATGCTTGGCTCCAAGGTGGAAATAATGGAATTATGAGGTTAGCACCACATGAGGATCAAGAGGTGTCTACCAATAGAAGCAAATGCTTCAAGAGactatttcaaaattcaaatgatTTGCGGAAGGTTTATGCTGAATTTGGAGTTTTCTCAAGTGGTTCTGACTATTTCAATCAACCACATGTTATTGCGGCGAGAATATTTAAGGAACCATTGTCGTGGTGGGCTAATCATAGTGCTTCTACACCATTGTTGCATGCTTTAGCCTTCAAATTGCTTTCACAGCCAGCATCTTCATCTTGCTGTGAGAGAAATTGGAGTACTTATTTCAACATACAAAGtatcaaaagaaataaattgacGAGTAGTATAGCTGAAGACCTTGTTTTTGTGCATTGCAATCTTCACCTAATATcaaggaaagaagaagaatacaAGATTGGGCCAACAAAATACTGGGACTTat GCGGTGATAAAGCTGATTTGGATAACTATGTCATTGTGGAGTTTGCCGAACTTTCACTTAATGAACCTGAGTTGAAGATTATGACATTGTATAATGATAACGAGTAA